Proteins encoded by one window of Cryptosporangium minutisporangium:
- a CDS encoding thiamine pyrophosphate-dependent enzyme has translation MSGVGEAEQLTGGQALAGQLVAEGVEVVFGLPGDQLMAALDAFVDAPELRYVVTRHEQATTYMADGYARTSGRPGVAMVVPGVGVYNAATGLATAYACSSPVLLLAGQVNRAGIGKDLGLLHDVHDQLEIVRPITKWARRITDAGDVAAGVAEAFTRMTSGRPRPVEVEIPPETFAEKTTAGVTAPVRVPRQAAADTQVAAAAALLRTASAPVIVAGGGVVLGDASAALTAVAELLQAPVVTTREGKGAIDDRHPLSVGTAWVNPRMRPVLGVADVVLAVGTRGAGLGLQENQQLIHVDVDAAQIGRNHPAAVAVAGDAALTLEALAGQLRRRDDRTAEIRAMRATAERELAAVGPQWEMVQALRRGIPEDGILVCDTTSVAYMCHMGYPVYAPRTYLSTSYMGTLGFGYPASLGVKVAAPDRPVVTVTGDGGFLFASNELATAVQHGIHTVTVVFDDGAYGNSNRDQRDRFGGREYGTVLRNPDWVALARAFGADGMVVRDLAHLPGALTEALATEASTVIAVPMDRLPSPF, from the coding sequence GTGAGCGGGGTTGGAGAAGCCGAGCAGCTGACCGGCGGCCAGGCGCTGGCCGGGCAGCTCGTCGCCGAGGGCGTCGAGGTGGTCTTCGGCTTACCGGGTGACCAGCTGATGGCGGCCCTCGACGCGTTCGTCGACGCCCCGGAGCTGCGGTACGTCGTCACCCGGCACGAGCAGGCCACCACGTACATGGCCGACGGGTACGCCCGCACCTCCGGGCGGCCGGGGGTCGCGATGGTGGTTCCCGGCGTCGGCGTCTACAACGCCGCGACCGGGCTGGCGACGGCCTACGCTTGCTCGTCGCCGGTGCTGCTGCTGGCCGGTCAGGTCAACCGGGCCGGCATCGGCAAGGACCTGGGCCTGCTCCACGACGTCCACGACCAGCTGGAGATCGTCCGGCCGATCACGAAGTGGGCCCGGCGGATCACCGACGCGGGCGACGTCGCGGCCGGCGTCGCCGAGGCGTTCACCCGGATGACGTCGGGCCGGCCCCGCCCGGTGGAGGTGGAGATCCCACCCGAGACGTTCGCCGAGAAGACCACGGCCGGGGTCACCGCGCCGGTGCGGGTGCCGCGCCAGGCCGCCGCCGACACCCAGGTCGCCGCCGCGGCCGCGCTGCTGCGCACGGCGTCCGCCCCGGTGATCGTCGCCGGAGGCGGCGTCGTCCTCGGAGACGCGTCGGCCGCGCTGACCGCGGTCGCCGAACTCCTGCAGGCGCCGGTCGTCACCACCCGGGAGGGCAAGGGAGCGATCGACGACCGGCACCCGCTGTCGGTCGGCACCGCCTGGGTCAACCCGCGGATGCGCCCGGTGCTGGGCGTCGCGGACGTCGTGCTGGCGGTCGGCACCCGGGGCGCGGGCCTCGGGCTACAGGAGAACCAGCAGCTGATCCACGTCGACGTCGACGCCGCCCAGATCGGCCGGAACCACCCGGCGGCCGTGGCGGTCGCCGGGGACGCCGCGCTCACGCTGGAGGCGCTCGCCGGTCAGCTCCGCCGCCGGGACGACCGGACCGCGGAGATCCGGGCCATGCGGGCCACCGCCGAGCGAGAGCTCGCCGCCGTCGGCCCGCAGTGGGAGATGGTCCAGGCTCTGCGCCGGGGCATCCCGGAGGACGGCATCCTGGTCTGCGACACGACGAGCGTCGCCTACATGTGCCACATGGGCTACCCGGTGTACGCGCCGCGGACCTACCTCTCCACCTCCTACATGGGAACGCTCGGCTTCGGCTATCCGGCGTCGCTCGGCGTCAAGGTCGCCGCGCCGGACCGGCCGGTCGTCACCGTGACCGGCGACGGCGGGTTCCTGTTCGCGTCCAACGAGCTGGCGACCGCGGTGCAGCACGGCATCCACACGGTCACCGTGGTCTTCGACGACGGCGCGTACGGCAACTCCAACCGGGACCAGCGCGACCGGTTCGGTGGCCGAGAGTACGGCACGGTCCTGCGCAACCCCGACTGGGTCGCGCTCGCCCGGGCGTTCGGCGCCGACGGAATGGTGGTCCGCGACCTGGCCCACCTCCCCGGCGCGCTGACCGAAGCGCTCGCCACCGAGGCGTCGACGGTGATCGCGGTCCCGATGGACCGGCTGCCGTCCCCGTTCTGA